A region from the Oncorhynchus keta strain PuntledgeMale-10-30-2019 chromosome 5, Oket_V2, whole genome shotgun sequence genome encodes:
- the LOC118373743 gene encoding uncharacterized protein LOC118373743 isoform X1 produces MGRLDDAAKRKVVELRQAGLSFRKIKAVLELENIRVSAQAIYLYLKEFQRKKVQRGGESAAATDPQITPGVGAGRGDGGSREGWNDQQIRNLLREASRHAGYVAASEFAKQCPGSNPPEVRGQGPSGTGSEGASRGQSNRTEKPEEGNKKEDEDKDIQIVSVTSLAQNSQQRGLPTAGAAAVTVTGAYMRKRATPSPATNPILAARKRLLDKALSHRAKKCSRNRLIRDSSYQSYQQVAALLRREQSNASGSDVQRPVAADQPQSYDPVTQRLTQVRNLDGQQGGSVPRQMFQQRVGGQAVRSPTPYSSPCGHPAPQPPTTTHLPG; encoded by the exons ATGGGCCGTCTGGACGATGCTGCCAAGCGCAAGGTGGTGGAGCTGCGGCAGGCGGGTCTGAGCTTCCGGAAGATCAAGGCGGTGCTGGAGCTGGAGAACATCCGGGTGTCTGCCCAGGCCATTTACCTGTACCTCAAGGAGTTCCAGAGGAAGAAGGTTCAGAGGGGTGGTGAAAGTGCTGCAGCCACAGACCCACAGATCACACCTGGGGTTGGAGCAGGGAGGGGAGATGGTGGAAGCCGGGAGGGCTGGAACGACCAGCAAATACGGAATCTACTGAGGGAGGCGTCACGCCACGCAGGCTATGTTGCAGCGTCAGAGTTCGCCAAGCAGTGTCCTGGCTCCAATCCTcctgaggtcaggggtcaggggccGTCTGGGACAGGAAGCGAAGGCGCCAGCAGAGGACAGAGCAACAGGACAGAGAAACCGGAGGAAGGGAACAAGAAGGAGGATGAGGATAAGGACATCCAGATTGTCAGTGTCACATCATTGGCTCAGAACTCTCAACAGAGGGGTCTTCCAACCGCAGGGGCAGCGGCTGTGACTGTGACAGGCGCCTACATGCGTAAGAGAGCCACGCCCTCGCCAGCTACTAACCCCATACTGGCAGCACGCAAAAGGCTTCTGGATAAGGCTTTGTCTCATAGAGCAAAG AAGTgtagcagaaacagactg ATAAGAGACTCTTCTTATCAGTCCTACCAGCAAGTAGCAGCTCTGCTGAGAAGAGAACAGTCTAATGCTTCTGGTTCTGATGTTCAGAGACCTGTGGCAGCAGATCAACCACAGTCCTATGACCCAGTCACTCAGAGGCTTACTCAAGTG AGGAATTTGGATGGCCAGCAAGGAGGCAGTGTTCCCAGACAGATGTTCCAGCAGAGAGTCGGTGGCCAAGCTGTCCGCTCCCCCACACCCTACTCCTCCCCGTGTGGGCATCCGGCTccccaaccccccaccaccacccacctcCCAGGGTAG
- the LOC118373743 gene encoding uncharacterized protein LOC118373743 isoform X2 — MGRLDDAAKRKVVELRQAGLSFRKIKAVLELENIRVSAQAIYLYLKEFQRKKVQRGGESAAATDPQITPGVGAGRGDGGSREGWNDQQIRNLLREASRHAGYVAASEFAKQCPGSNPPEVRGQGPSGTGSEGASRGQSNRTEKPEEGNKKEDEDKDIQIVSVTSLAQNSQQRGLPTAGAAAVTVTGAYMRKRATPSPATNPILAARKRLLDKALSHRAKIRDSSYQSYQQVAALLRREQSNASGSDVQRPVAADQPQSYDPVTQRLTQVRNLDGQQGGSVPRQMFQQRVGGQAVRSPTPYSSPCGHPAPQPPTTTHLPG, encoded by the exons ATGGGCCGTCTGGACGATGCTGCCAAGCGCAAGGTGGTGGAGCTGCGGCAGGCGGGTCTGAGCTTCCGGAAGATCAAGGCGGTGCTGGAGCTGGAGAACATCCGGGTGTCTGCCCAGGCCATTTACCTGTACCTCAAGGAGTTCCAGAGGAAGAAGGTTCAGAGGGGTGGTGAAAGTGCTGCAGCCACAGACCCACAGATCACACCTGGGGTTGGAGCAGGGAGGGGAGATGGTGGAAGCCGGGAGGGCTGGAACGACCAGCAAATACGGAATCTACTGAGGGAGGCGTCACGCCACGCAGGCTATGTTGCAGCGTCAGAGTTCGCCAAGCAGTGTCCTGGCTCCAATCCTcctgaggtcaggggtcaggggccGTCTGGGACAGGAAGCGAAGGCGCCAGCAGAGGACAGAGCAACAGGACAGAGAAACCGGAGGAAGGGAACAAGAAGGAGGATGAGGATAAGGACATCCAGATTGTCAGTGTCACATCATTGGCTCAGAACTCTCAACAGAGGGGTCTTCCAACCGCAGGGGCAGCGGCTGTGACTGTGACAGGCGCCTACATGCGTAAGAGAGCCACGCCCTCGCCAGCTACTAACCCCATACTGGCAGCACGCAAAAGGCTTCTGGATAAGGCTTTGTCTCATAGAGCAAAG ATAAGAGACTCTTCTTATCAGTCCTACCAGCAAGTAGCAGCTCTGCTGAGAAGAGAACAGTCTAATGCTTCTGGTTCTGATGTTCAGAGACCTGTGGCAGCAGATCAACCACAGTCCTATGACCCAGTCACTCAGAGGCTTACTCAAGTG AGGAATTTGGATGGCCAGCAAGGAGGCAGTGTTCCCAGACAGATGTTCCAGCAGAGAGTCGGTGGCCAAGCTGTCCGCTCCCCCACACCCTACTCCTCCCCGTGTGGGCATCCGGCTccccaaccccccaccaccacccacctcCCAGGGTAG
- the LOC118373746 gene encoding LOW QUALITY PROTEIN: RNA-binding protein with serine-rich domain 1-like (The sequence of the model RefSeq protein was modified relative to this genomic sequence to represent the inferred CDS: inserted 2 bases in 2 codons), which translates to MAPSPTKRKEEEKSKDRGKEKTATKEGGDKERGREKGHKRRSASTGSSSSSSSSSGSSSGSSSGSSSSGTSRSGSSRSSSSSSSSSSGSPDPGRRRHDNRRRSRSASKTQKKGDDKERRRRSPSPKPTKVHLGRLTRNVTKDHIQEIFATYGKIKMIDMPVERLHPNLSRGYAYVEFETPEEAQKALKHMDGGQIDGQEITTSAVLAPRIRPXPRRQSPPRRMPPPPPXWRRTPPRMRRRSRSPRRRSPVRRRSRSPGRRRHRSRSSSNSSR; encoded by the exons AT GGCACCGTCACCCACAAAGCGTAAGGAGGAGGAAAAGTCAAAGGACAGGGGAAAAGAGAAGACTGCCACAAAGGAAGGGGGGGacaaggagagaggcagggagaagggCCACAAACGACGCAGTGCATCCACTGGGAGCAGCAGCAG CTCCAGCAGCAGCTCTGGCTCCAGCTCTGGTTCCTCCAGCGGCTCTAGTTCCTCTGGCACCAGCCGCTCTGGGTCTTCCCGGTCCAGCTCCTCCAGCTCATCTAGTTCCTCTGGGTCACCCGACCCCGGCCGCCGCCGCCACGACAACCGTCGCCGCTCCCGCTCCGC GTCCAAAACACAGAAGAAGGGAGATGACAAGGAGCGAAGGAGAAGGAGCCCGAGCCCCAAGCCCACCAAAGTTCACTTAGGAAGACTGACCAGAAATGTGACCAAG GACCACATCCAGGAGATCTTTGCCACCTACGGCAAGATCAAGATGATTGACATGCCAGTGGAGAGGCTCCACCCAAACCTGTCCCGGGGCTACGCCTATGTGGAGTTCGAGACTCCAGAGGAGGCCCAGAAGGCCCTGAAACACATGGATGGTG GTCAGATTGATGGTCAGGAGATCACCACCTCTGCCGTGTTGGCTCCAAGGATACGCC CCCCTCGTAGACAGTCACCCCCACGCAGAATGCCCCCACCTCCCC TGTGGCGCCGCACCCCACCTCGCATGAGGAGAAG GTCTCGGTCACCAAGGAGACGGTCCCCGGTGCGCCGACGCTCCAGGTCCCCGGGGCGCAGACGTCATCGTTCCCGCTCCAGTTCCAACTCCTCACGGTAG